The region TTTTCGCAGCGGATGCCACCAGTACAGAACATCGCGACTTTTTTGTGTTTGCTCGGATCCATATGTTCAGCAACATACTGAGGAAACTCACGAAACGATTCTGTTTTAGGGTTCACTGCGTTTTGGAACGTGCCAATCGCAATTTCATAGTCGTTACGCGTATCGACCACAAACACTTCTGGATCAGAGATCAACTGGTTCCACTCTTGTGGTTTTACGTAGGTGCCCACCACATGGCGTGGGTCAATGCCCTCGACACCTAAGGTAACGATCTCTTTTTTCAGTTTTACTTTAGTGCGATTGAACGGCTGTTCGCTATCAAACGACTCTTTGTAAACGATGTCAGCCAAACGAGCATCGGCTTTAAACCATGCCAGCAAAGCATCAATACCTTCGCGGCTTGATGCGACTGTGCCGTTAACGCCTTCATTCGCCAGCAGCAAAGTGCCGCGGATTTGATGCTCTTCCATCAATTTTTTCAGTGGCTCACGAAGTTCAACATAATCTTCAAGGCGTACAAACTTGTACAGCGCGCACACTACGTAATCAGTCATTTTCTTACCTATTGGCGCACAGGAATCGGCTCCCGTGCTCTTTACTTCATTGTGGCGAAGTATAGCTTAGCGCCGCAGCGACAAACACGGACAGTTGTTACGGTTAAAGGCTAATTTCGGTTAAAAATGGAGATAAAAGTAAAATATTTTAATAAGTTAGGTAGAAAGGCGTGATAACAAAATCCTTGTAACTGGATTACATCAGCACTGCGTGACAGAGGAAAAGACGTTCGACCGAGAGAAAAAAGCCGCTCTCGATGAGAGCGGCTGATGATTTTAATTCAGAGTAATGCCTTCTTTACTCTCTTTATTGGTGACGGTTAGGTGCACATCACGTTGTGGGAATGGGATAGACAGACCCGCCTCTTCAATTTTTGGCTTAATCTGGCGTTGAATACTCCAATAAGTATCCCAGTATGTGTCCACGGTACACCAAGCGCGAAGCTGTAGGTTCACGGAGCTGTCGGCCAACATCTGCACCATCACTTTAGGTGCTGGATCTTGCAGTACAGCTTCATGGCTAAGAGCAAGTTCTTTAAGTACATTTAAACCCGT is a window of Vibrio porteresiae DSM 19223 DNA encoding:
- the trhO gene encoding oxygen-dependent tRNA uridine(34) hydroxylase TrhO, producing the protein MTDYVVCALYKFVRLEDYVELREPLKKLMEEHQIRGTLLLANEGVNGTVASSREGIDALLAWFKADARLADIVYKESFDSEQPFNRTKVKLKKEIVTLGVEGIDPRHVVGTYVKPQEWNQLISDPEVFVVDTRNDYEIAIGTFQNAVNPKTESFREFPQYVAEHMDPSKHKKVAMFCTGGIRCEKSTAFLKEQGFDEVYHLEGGILKYLEEVPQEESLWQGDCYVFDGRVAVNHQLEKSAYDMCNACRLPITHEDTLSPKYEKGVSCPHCFDKHSDEQKARFREREKQVQLATQRGEVHVGGAADDVILQRRQEKLARKEQQRKAK